A single window of Chloracidobacterium sp. DNA harbors:
- a CDS encoding winged helix-turn-helix domain-containing protein yields MKESSTKIYTFGDYSLKVEDGTLWHGTERISVTQKSVEMLTLLLENRGRVVTRDEIIERLWPDTFVDENNLSVTVSMLRKAFGENKGEPKFIETIPRKGYRFMADATESEGALVFTSREYTRTVIERTEIDDGATTDAIAQLRSGARRQNYILVVLVIFTVLLIVTIGWNYYRGDGRDVFASRGSRTIAVLPFRNLSRDESGTQFSLGLTDALITKLAGLSDLTVRPTSSVVGFTDSAPTLPEVIKEKLKVGNYVDGTIQHENGRLRVSVQLVQVSDGSVVWAETFEESVTELLRLQDLIAVKVFAAMRIEVSPKQKEMLARRESKNGEANALYLKGRYYWNRRSSENIKKAVEYFEQAVEKDPTFALGFIGVSDGYQMFSEYGGIERKVAMEKARTAVLRAIELNGDLGEAYCSLGYLQAFYDWDFPAAEASFRKAIELSPNYATAHQWYGELLIAQDRIDESIERIKRALEIDPVSPIILTDLASSYYVARRFDDAIKTAKEVEELSPNFPMANYFLAFCYAQKGMDAETKKSYYVADKTWLPGLTNSDESAYTLLSLKDLYLRRYRDATTSPVSKYLNGYQKAMNAVLAHDFEGVFRWLEISLESRDRWFVNLAMDPIWDPIRTDPRFNDLLQRSSLKK; encoded by the coding sequence ATGAAGGAAAGTTCGACAAAGATCTATACATTCGGTGATTACTCGCTAAAGGTCGAGGACGGCACACTGTGGCACGGCACCGAGCGTATATCGGTCACGCAGAAATCTGTCGAAATGCTGACTCTTCTACTAGAGAATCGCGGTCGTGTTGTTACACGAGACGAGATCATCGAACGTCTCTGGCCCGATACCTTTGTTGACGAAAACAATCTTTCAGTTACCGTCTCGATGCTTAGAAAGGCTTTTGGGGAAAACAAAGGTGAACCGAAATTCATCGAAACGATTCCGCGAAAGGGCTATCGATTTATGGCGGACGCGACAGAATCCGAGGGTGCTCTCGTATTTACCTCACGAGAATATACGCGAACAGTGATCGAGCGGACTGAAATCGATGACGGAGCAACAACGGATGCTATCGCTCAATTGCGGTCGGGAGCACGTCGCCAGAATTACATTTTGGTCGTACTCGTCATTTTCACGGTCTTATTAATAGTTACAATCGGCTGGAACTACTACAGAGGCGATGGCCGAGATGTGTTTGCGTCGAGAGGCTCAAGAACGATCGCAGTGCTACCATTTCGTAATCTTTCGAGAGATGAAAGCGGAACACAGTTTTCACTTGGCCTGACCGACGCACTGATCACAAAGCTCGCTGGCCTTTCCGATCTGACGGTTCGCCCGACAAGTTCAGTTGTCGGATTTACAGATTCGGCTCCAACATTGCCCGAGGTAATCAAAGAGAAACTCAAGGTCGGAAATTACGTTGACGGCACGATTCAGCACGAGAATGGGCGATTGCGTGTGTCGGTACAGCTAGTTCAAGTATCAGACGGTTCGGTCGTTTGGGCGGAAACATTCGAAGAATCGGTAACCGAATTATTGCGGTTACAAGATTTGATCGCGGTCAAGGTCTTTGCGGCAATGCGTATCGAGGTCTCGCCGAAGCAAAAGGAGATGCTTGCCCGACGCGAATCAAAAAATGGCGAAGCCAATGCTCTGTATCTAAAAGGCCGCTACTACTGGAATCGGCGAAGTTCTGAAAACATCAAAAAGGCCGTCGAGTATTTTGAACAAGCTGTCGAAAAAGATCCAACATTTGCGCTCGGTTTTATCGGCGTTTCGGACGGATATCAAATGTTTAGCGAATATGGCGGCATCGAGCGAAAGGTCGCGATGGAGAAAGCCCGAACCGCCGTTTTACGTGCGATCGAGCTAAATGGTGATTTGGGAGAAGCGTATTGTTCACTCGGTTACCTGCAAGCATTCTATGACTGGGATTTTCCTGCCGCCGAAGCGAGCTTTAGGAAAGCGATCGAACTTTCCCCAAATTACGCTACCGCACACCAATGGTACGGCGAATTATTGATCGCTCAAGACCGGATCGATGAAAGCATCGAGCGGATTAAACGAGCTCTAGAAATAGACCCTGTATCGCCCATCATTCTCACCGATCTCGCGTCGTCGTATTATGTTGCTCGCCGATTCGATGATGCGATCAAAACCGCAAAAGAGGTCGAAGAGCTATCGCCTAACTTCCCAATGGCAAACTACTTTCTTGCATTCTGTTATGCACAAAAGGGAATGGACGCCGAAACTAAAAAATCGTATTACGTCGCTGATAAAACATGGTTGCCGGGCCTAACGAACTCCGATGAAAGTGCTTACACATTGCTTTCGCTCAAGGATCTTTATCTTCGCCGATATCGAGATGCGACGACGTCTCCCGTGAGCAAATATCTGAACGGTTATCAAAAGGCAATGAATGCGGTACTGGCACACGACTTCGAAGGCGTTTTCAGATGGCTTGAAATTTCGCTCGAAAGCCGTGACCGTTGGTTCGTCAATCTGGCGATGGATCCGATATGGGACCCGATCCGGACAGACCCGAGATTCAACGATCTTTTGCAGCGAAGCAGCCTCAAAAAATAG
- a CDS encoding DUF962 domain-containing protein codes for MDRPINDYSEFWDFYVSEHSLPMTRALHFSGTSLGIALMIFFVATGRWYFFPAFFVVGYGFAWFAHFVIEKNKPASFRFPLWSFISDFKMIWFMISGRMAAEVKRVLDNGAIIDDRNS; via the coding sequence ATGGATAGACCGATAAACGATTATAGTGAATTTTGGGATTTCTATGTTTCAGAGCACAGCCTGCCGATGACGCGTGCCTTGCATTTCAGCGGTACTTCACTGGGTATTGCGTTGATGATCTTTTTTGTAGCCACTGGACGTTGGTATTTCTTTCCCGCTTTTTTCGTCGTCGGCTACGGATTTGCGTGGTTCGCTCACTTCGTTATTGAAAAGAATAAACCGGCGAGCTTTCGCTTTCCGCTGTGGTCGTTTATCAGTGATTTCAAGATGATCTGGTTCATGATCAGCGGGCGAATGGCGGCCGAAGTTAAGCGAGTTTTGGATAACGGAGCCATCATCGACGACCGAAACTCATAG
- a CDS encoding DUF2721 domain-containing protein encodes MSSGDLINPNALNSTIEFLTAMVTPALLISATGSLVLSTSTRLGRVIDRVRALEEVLSELIYVEDKESVPLYEKRVEVIVDLLDKVTSRSRILQRAMATFYYGLGCFILTSVTIAIAAFFSSYRWVPIPIGIIGIMCLFWGSIYMLLETRMATATVNAEMDFTWELARKVAPKDIISKYSPKGKNKGMKPAKIKQNGRKLPDTLSGE; translated from the coding sequence ATGTCATCAGGCGATCTGATAAATCCCAATGCACTCAATTCGACTATAGAATTCCTCACGGCAATGGTCACGCCGGCGCTGCTGATCTCGGCGACGGGATCGCTGGTGTTGTCTACATCAACTCGTTTAGGGCGTGTAATAGACCGCGTACGGGCTCTCGAAGAAGTCCTGAGTGAACTGATATACGTCGAAGATAAAGAATCGGTCCCGCTTTACGAAAAACGAGTCGAGGTGATCGTCGATTTGCTCGATAAGGTCACAAGCCGATCTCGTATTCTTCAGAGGGCAATGGCAACTTTCTATTACGGTTTGGGCTGCTTTATCCTCACTAGCGTAACTATCGCGATCGCCGCGTTTTTCAGCTCATATCGTTGGGTTCCCATCCCGATCGGGATCATCGGTATAATGTGCCTTTTTTGGGGGAGCATCTATATGTTGCTCGAAACCCGTATGGCGACCGCTACCGTCAACGCCGAGATGGATTTCACCTGGGAACTCGCACGAAAGGTCGCCCCGAAGGACATAATTAGTAAATATTCGCCGAAGGGCAAGAATAAGGGTATGAAACCCGCAAAGATCAAACAGAATGGCCGCAAGTTACCTGACACTCTTAGCGGAGAATGA